The Octadecabacter arcticus 238 genome contains a region encoding:
- a CDS encoding DUF4145 domain-containing protein, with product MDGSIPQVFLQSEFQDLVRQAQKLPSPKPTTRGHTPTEAELEAAEIRKKYDKSRIQSSGKPSLSRKFFGKANDTILENVHISQCISCQDIAIWVHSTLIYPEARTAPMVNPDTPSDIKADYEEAALIFIQSPRGAAALLRLCIQKLCCELGQEGKSIDKDIKALVAKGLSQKIQRALDVLRVVGNESVHPGELDMRDDSQTALKLFNVFNLIVNAMISEEKLINELYDGLPENKVKGIAERDS from the coding sequence ATGGACGGGTCGATTCCTCAAGTATTTCTCCAATCAGAATTTCAAGACTTGGTGAGACAGGCGCAAAAATTACCGTCTCCAAAGCCGACCACACGAGGTCACACGCCAACAGAAGCAGAATTAGAAGCTGCGGAGATCAGGAAAAAATACGACAAGTCACGTATTCAATCGTCTGGCAAGCCATCTCTATCGAGGAAATTTTTTGGAAAAGCGAACGATACCATTTTAGAGAATGTTCATATAAGCCAATGCATATCGTGCCAAGACATCGCCATTTGGGTACACAGCACGCTGATCTATCCGGAGGCTCGAACTGCGCCTATGGTAAACCCTGACACGCCAAGTGACATCAAGGCTGATTATGAAGAAGCAGCACTGATCTTCATACAATCACCACGTGGCGCAGCGGCATTGCTTCGTCTTTGCATCCAAAAACTCTGCTGCGAACTCGGTCAAGAAGGGAAATCCATTGATAAAGATATAAAGGCTTTGGTTGCGAAGGGATTGAGCCAAAAGATACAAAGGGCACTTGATGTACTTAGAGTGGTTGGAAACGAGTCCGTGCACCCCGGCGAACTTGATATGCGGGATGACAGCCAAACCGCACTGAAGTTGTTTAATGTATTTAATCTAATTGTGAACGCGATGATCTCTGAAGAAAAGC